Proteins encoded by one window of Nitrospirota bacterium:
- a CDS encoding sensor histidine kinase, whose product MTQITEDNFDQILQSFRESSIINLQDVTFIDPYGMVGFLEIGELLKKEGIKKTIILPESEEVQKYLERMDFFKFANRYFNLEPSKPQISGRYLRSSYSDVLLEITPIEKSDDIHYIVGKVKGRANAILKKHLHYDEKAINGFIVALSEVCQNIIEHSETKGFVGIQKYHFQNMNKNVVKIAVMDIGVGFRKSLSERFALKNDLDAIEKALLHGASRYTEKGRGHGLAAVRRFVNQWNGKLSIRSGTAKLSIIPDWAWGKEKEVKLAYFPGAQINIMLPEV is encoded by the coding sequence ATGACCCAGATTACAGAAGACAACTTTGACCAGATACTGCAAAGCTTTAGAGAATCATCAATAATAAACCTTCAAGATGTGACATTTATTGACCCCTATGGGATGGTCGGCTTCCTTGAGATAGGGGAACTTCTAAAAAAAGAGGGCATTAAGAAAACCATTATTCTCCCTGAATCAGAAGAGGTTCAAAAATATCTTGAAAGGATGGACTTCTTCAAGTTTGCTAACAGATATTTCAACCTTGAGCCTTCTAAACCACAGATTTCAGGGAGATACCTGAGAAGCTCATACTCTGATGTCCTTCTTGAAATCACGCCGATAGAAAAATCTGATGACATCCATTATATTGTGGGAAAGGTAAAAGGGCGTGCAAATGCTATCCTTAAAAAACATCTCCACTATGATGAAAAGGCGATAAATGGCTTTATTGTTGCCCTCTCAGAGGTATGCCAGAATATCATTGAGCACAGTGAGACTAAGGGTTTTGTGGGAATACAGAAATACCATTTTCAGAATATGAATAAAAATGTGGTGAAGATTGCTGTTATGGATATCGGGGTAGGCTTCAGAAAGTCTTTATCAGAGAGGTTTGCACTGAAAAATGACCTTGATGCCATAGAAAAGGCATTGCTTCATGGCGCATCAAGATATACAGAGAAAGGAAGAGGTCATGGCCTTGCAGCAGTGCGGAGATTCGTTAATCAATGGAACGGCAAGCTCTCAATACGCTCAGGAACAGCAAAATTATCAATAATCCCTGATTGGGCATGGGGAAAGGAGAAGGAAGTTAAACTTGCCTATTTTCCAGGCGCGCAGATAAATATTATGCTGCCGGAGGTTTAA
- a CDS encoding glutamate-5-semialdehyde dehydrogenase, protein MDIRSFVLNKAREAKEGARALAKASSKQKNLALLKMADALRERASELILENKKDIEYAEQKGLSKAMIDRLILNEKRINEMAQGLIEVSALPDPVGEVTKMWQRPNGMTVGRMRVPIGVIGIIYESRPNVTSDATSLCLKAGNAVVLRGGSEAINSNRAIVNILRDVAKRHGLYEGAITFIDIPEREAVMEMLKLEGIIDLIIPRGGEGLIRTVAENSRIPVLKHYKGVCHVFVDREADMAMAWDICFNAKVQRPGTCNAMETMLVDEKIARDFLPQMIKRFKDAGVTLKGCAETRKIDASLDKIKDEDFHNEYLDLILNVKIVKDMDDAMEHIAKYGSAHSDAIVTMDYDKALRFLREVDSSAVFVNASTRLNDGYQFGLGAEIGISTDKIHARGPMGLEELTCQKFIVLGSGQLRE, encoded by the coding sequence GTGGATATAAGGTCGTTTGTTCTCAATAAGGCAAGGGAGGCAAAAGAAGGTGCGAGGGCACTTGCAAAGGCATCATCAAAACAGAAAAATCTTGCCCTTTTAAAAATGGCAGATGCATTGAGAGAAAGGGCATCAGAGCTGATTTTAGAGAACAAAAAAGACATTGAATATGCAGAACAGAAAGGCCTGTCAAAGGCCATGATAGACAGGCTGATCCTGAATGAAAAACGCATAAATGAGATGGCGCAGGGCCTTATCGAGGTTTCAGCCCTTCCAGACCCTGTTGGAGAGGTTACAAAGATGTGGCAGAGGCCGAACGGGATGACTGTTGGAAGAATGAGGGTCCCCATCGGTGTAATAGGCATTATATACGAATCGCGGCCGAATGTTACATCTGATGCAACAAGCCTGTGCCTCAAGGCCGGCAATGCAGTAGTGCTGCGTGGAGGCTCTGAGGCTATAAATTCTAACAGGGCTATTGTAAATATTTTACGCGATGTAGCAAAAAGGCATGGGCTCTATGAAGGTGCAATAACGTTCATTGATATACCAGAAAGAGAAGCAGTAATGGAGATGCTAAAGCTTGAAGGGATTATAGACCTTATCATTCCAAGGGGCGGTGAGGGGCTTATCAGGACTGTGGCAGAAAATTCGAGGATACCGGTATTGAAACATTACAAGGGTGTTTGCCATGTGTTTGTTGACAGGGAAGCGGATATGGCGATGGCATGGGATATCTGCTTCAATGCAAAAGTCCAGAGGCCAGGCACATGCAATGCAATGGAGACAATGCTCGTGGATGAAAAGATTGCGAGAGACTTCCTGCCGCAAATGATAAAGAGGTTTAAGGATGCAGGCGTAACACTCAAGGGCTGTGCTGAGACAAGAAAGATCGATGCATCGCTCGATAAGATAAAAGACGAAGATTTTCATAATGAATACCTGGATTTGATTTTAAATGTGAAGATTGTTAAAGACATGGATGATGCAATGGAGCATATCGCAAAGTATGGCTCTGCCCATTCTGATGCTATTGTCACGATGGATTACGATAAAGCGCTGAGGTTTTTAAGGGAGGTGGATTCTTCGGCTGTCTTTGTAAATGCCTCCACAAGGCTCAATGACGGCTATCAGTTTGGCCTCGGCGCTGAGATAGGCATATCAACCGATAAAATCCACGCAAGGGGGCCAATGGGACTTGAGGAGCTTACCTGTCAAAAGTTCATAGTCCTCGGAAGCGGACAATTGAGGGAATAA